One Bacteroidota bacterium genomic window, CGGGAACCCTGCCGCCGACGATGACGTGAGCCAGCCGGAGCCCGGCGAAAAACGTCGTGCTCTTCGCGAGACTGTTCGCCGACTCGATGTTGGCGGCGATCAGGATTTCCGCGCACCCGGCGACCGGCGAGTTGATCTTTTTCTCCGCCGAGGCCTCGGGCGAGATCGCATTATCGAGGGCGAACGGCCCGTCCACGATGCAGCCGGGGATCTGGCCCCGCTCGTTCATCTTTGAAAGCGCCGCTGCGTCGAGCGTCGACTGCAGGCCGGGTACGACAAATTCGGTTGCTGAAAGCACCGCGACTTTCGGAACGGAATTCCCGAGGGCGTGCGCGACCTCGACCGCATTTTTGATCAACTCCATCTTGTTCTTGAGATCGGGCGCAAGCGTCATCCCGCCGTCGGTAATCATGATGAACTTATTCTCCGGTCGCGAAGGAAACTCCATCACAAAGATATCGGTGAGGAGCCTGCCGGTCCGGATCCCGGCGCTCTCTTCGAGCACCGCCTTCATCAGGGTGGAGGTATCGATCCCCCCTTTCATCAGGATATCCCCCTTTCCGTCCCTGACGAGCCCGATCGAAACCCTGAGCGCGTCGAGCAACCGGCTCTGCGGGACCACCTCGATCCCGGCGGGGTTCGTGCCGGTCCGGGAAAGGTTCTTGCAAATAATCTCTTCGTCCCCCACGAGGATGAAGCGCGCCAGCTCCAGATCGAGCGCTTCACGGATCGCTGCAAACGTCTCTTCATTGTTCGGGAAGACAACCACGATGCGCGTTCCCCGGACCTGCCGGGCGGCAGCGAGCAACTCGTCAAAGTTTTTCAGCATGGGTCAATACTCCTTTGCCGCTTCGGTCCCCTGCAGCAC contains:
- a CDS encoding bifunctional enoyl-CoA hydratase/phosphate acetyltransferase, whose product is MLKNFDELLAAARQVRGTRIVVVFPNNEETFAAIREALDLELARFILVGDEEIICKNLSRTGTNPAGIEVVPQSRLLDALRVSIGLVRDGKGDILMKGGIDTSTLMKAVLEESAGIRTGRLLTDIFVMEFPSRPENKFIMITDGGMTLAPDLKNKMELIKNAVEVAHALGNSVPKVAVLSATEFVVPGLQSTLDAAALSKMNERGQIPGCIVDGPFALDNAISPEASAEKKINSPVAGCAEILIAANIESANSLAKSTTFFAGLRLAHVIVGGRVPVLIPSRADKSDAKLLSMALGVLMSAYVPSDASA